A genomic stretch from Hymenobacter psoromatis includes:
- a CDS encoding rhodanese — translation MLPDLTPAALHARLVAGENIQLVDVREEMEFDYCRIAGSVLIPLGEVPRRASEIRAEGPVVLICHHGVRSAQTLGYLQHRLGRENLLNLRGGIDAWSREVDSTVPVY, via the coding sequence ATGCTACCCGACCTGACCCCCGCCGCCCTGCACGCCCGCCTCGTTGCCGGCGAGAATATTCAGCTCGTGGACGTGCGCGAGGAAATGGAATTTGACTACTGCCGCATCGCGGGCAGCGTGCTCATTCCGCTGGGCGAGGTGCCGCGCCGCGCCTCCGAAATCCGCGCCGAAGGGCCGGTAGTGCTCATCTGCCACCACGGCGTGCGCTCGGCGCAGACGCTGGGTTATTTGCAGCACCGCCTGGGCCGCGAAAATCTGCTTAACTTAAGGGGTGGTATTGATGCCTGGAGCCGCGAAGTGGATTCGACGGTGCCGGTTTATTGA
- a CDS encoding ATPase, with amino-acid sequence MQRISLTGPESAGKSTLAAQLAAHYGTVFVPEFARTYLKKNGPAYALPDLEAIARGQLAAEDAAATQANGLLFCDTDLLVIKIWAENAFGRCPAWVLAELVKPRYALTLLLAPDLPWQPDPLREHPDPAQRWHFYALYKAELQRLSWPFIEINGPSAQRLAQAVAAVDVA; translated from the coding sequence ATGCAACGCATTTCCCTCACCGGCCCCGAATCGGCGGGCAAGAGCACGCTGGCGGCGCAACTGGCTGCGCACTACGGCACCGTGTTCGTGCCCGAGTTTGCCCGCACGTATCTGAAAAAAAACGGTCCCGCCTACGCCCTCCCCGACCTCGAAGCCATCGCCCGCGGCCAGCTCGCGGCCGAAGACGCGGCGGCCACCCAGGCTAACGGCCTGCTTTTCTGCGATACCGATTTGCTGGTCATTAAAATCTGGGCCGAGAATGCCTTCGGCCGCTGCCCGGCCTGGGTTTTGGCCGAATTAGTAAAGCCACGCTACGCCCTTACCCTACTGCTGGCCCCCGACCTGCCCTGGCAGCCCGACCCCCTGCGCGAGCACCCCGACCCGGCGCAACGCTGGCATTTTTATGCTTTATATAAGGCTGAATTGCAGCGGCTAAGCTGGCCTTTCATAGAAATAAATGGCCCGTCTGCGCAACGCCTGGCGCAAGCCGTGGCGGCCGTGGATGTAGCGTAA
- a CDS encoding molybdenum ABC transporter permease subunit, which translates to MPSDYWQTLRLTLALAACTTVLLLGLGLPLAYGLARSRSRLKPLLEAVVSLPLVLPPTVIGFYLLLAFSDDTGVGRFLINRLGLSLNFTFAGILMGSLVYSLPFMVQPLQAGFQQLPRALAEAAATLGKSRFTTLWRVLLPNMRPALLSGAVLTFAHTLGEFGVVLLIGGNLPGRTRVASIAIYDEVESQHYGQANAYALTLVVVAFSILAALYWFSRRDARPS; encoded by the coding sequence TTGCCTTCCGACTACTGGCAAACCTTGCGCCTGACGCTGGCACTGGCGGCCTGCACCACGGTGCTGCTGCTGGGGCTGGGCCTGCCGCTGGCCTACGGGCTGGCGCGCAGCCGCTCGCGCCTCAAGCCGCTGCTGGAAGCGGTGGTGAGCCTGCCGCTGGTGCTGCCGCCCACAGTCATTGGATTTTACTTGCTGCTGGCGTTCAGCGACGACACGGGGGTAGGGCGGTTTTTGATTAACCGGCTGGGGCTGAGTTTGAACTTCACGTTTGCCGGCATTTTGATGGGGTCACTGGTATATAGCTTGCCTTTTATGGTGCAGCCGTTGCAGGCGGGGTTTCAGCAGCTGCCGCGCGCGCTGGCCGAGGCGGCGGCCACGCTGGGCAAATCGCGCTTTACGACCCTTTGGCGGGTGCTGCTGCCCAATATGCGACCCGCGCTGCTCAGCGGCGCGGTGCTCACTTTTGCCCACACGCTGGGCGAATTTGGGGTGGTGCTGCTGATTGGCGGCAACCTGCCAGGCCGCACGCGCGTGGCTTCCATCGCTATTTATGATGAGGTCGAGAGCCAGCACTACGGCCAGGCCAACGCCTATGCGCTCACGCTGGTAGTGGTAGCTTTCAGCATTCTGGCGGCGCTCTACTGGTTTAGCCGGCGGGACGCCC